The genomic segment aaataaagattcttACCTTATCGTAGCCGTATACTATAATTTAaaatctttcttttaaataacaaatCAAACCATCAAAACCTGCTGTATTGTACTGAAATacacattgttttcatttttacttcACTGGTACTTGAGTACCCTTATTAAAAACTCAACCCAGCCCATCCAGCCCAGTCACAGATTCTACTGTTGACTGGTGCCAACAGTCAACAGGCATTTATTGGGAGTCATTTTAGTTCATTGTACACACAACCATCCCTAAAGGTATTGCTTTATGTAATATAAACCAGAAATGGgagttttgtgaacaaaaacaaagcaacacatAATCATATGAGATAGAATGCCCAGGTTGAAACTCTGTGGCAGTGAAATTATACATACACACTATATATTTTGCACATTTAAATTTATTTATCAGTTGGTGACACTGAATGTATTTAATGGTTAACTTAGGCTTTCTGTTAAAAAGTTTCTTGActtcataataataatttgaaatacgTTTACCTTGAAATTTTCCTCTGTCAGTCCTTCTTCCGTCTTTGCATCTCTGATCATAGCTGCAACATATCTTTTAACTAAGTTTCTCATAACctcctgaaatatatatatatatatacatatatataaaaaggttGATGCAGTATTGCAAAGCAGTCTCAAATAAGGGTCTGATATTCTGGTGGTCACAACAAAGCATGTGTCATTAAGATGTTTCTGACTAAGGACACTGTAAACATACGTGTCCTAATTTGGCGTaagctgaataatattacgtacGGTACCTTTTAAtatagatcattattattattattattattattattattattattattattattattattattattattattagcagtagtagtagtagtaatcatAGTCTATCTGTTATGTATAAATTAAAGATTTATATTACCTGGTAGTGGAGATTTTTTCTCAGATTTTTAGCTGCACGTCTCTGTAAAATCATAAGGATTTATATTATGGAAATGCATTATATACAATTGgtttaaaaacattcaaatgcTTATGTGTCTTTTAATATATTGAGGCAAAAAGCTACAGTCTCAAGCATTGTAACCAGAAGCAAACTTTACGAAATGACGATGATTAAGGGTAAAGTTTTGTCCCATCTTATAAGTCCATAATTGGGTGAAAGTTACTGCAAGAATGTGTTGCACCTAACACCCatcttacaaaaaatatatataactctACTAGTGTACATTTACACTTGTCATTAAACATTTGCATAATAtagatatttaatgaaaaaatgctTACCCCTAATGATCCAAGACTTTCtggctttttagtttttttgtttttgcacaaTTGTCTCTTAATCCATTTGAACAAGTACCAAACTGACTTAGGACTTGGCAAGATATTGAAGGGAGTAGGAAGAGTACCACCTTCTTCAAAATAGCTCATCCAAAGCTTTGTTCTTGCAAACTTCCACTCAATGTCTGAATGGTCCTACAATGAAACAATTAAGCTTATTAAAAACAAGTCAAAATAACTCTATGTGGGATTGCTTACATAACTTGTGTTactgacacattattattattagcagtagtagtaatcgtagtagtagttgtagtagtataaTATTAATTAACTTCTCTGACATCTATAGTTCATTTATTTTGCTCTAAGattcatgttttttaatgttgCATTTTTGAGAAAAGTAAAACTTACAGCAATAAGTTGGTAGGAGTTGTTCATCATGGCTATTAACATGTTTAGTAAGACCACAAGAGAGATGACATTGTAGGTTCCAAACATTGTGGCCCCCACAAATTCTGTAAACTCATGTCGAGCATTGACATTCGTCACATGCAGACTGATCAGTCCAAATATGGACCAGAACAAAGATTGCAGGGTCTCAAATAACCTACAAAAGTACAATGAAGGCAGGTTAATTTAATGAAGCTGTATTGATTTCCAGTTGAAATAGTGCACCCTATTAATAACATTTAAACTTACACTACTGCATGTAAAGTCTGTTTAATGTATTAAGATCTGGTATTACTGAAACCCTTATAAACTGTTTCTAAAGAGTTTTGGGTCATTTCAACTCAGTGCAGCAATGTCAATTCATATTTTTTGTTGGGAGGTACatgaaacatgctttaaaatattaatttcccTGTGTGTTATATGTCTAGGTTATCCCCCTAATGGAATAAAATAGGTCAAatcaaaattgttatttttacttcCTTAAAACACTTGCTCACCCTGCAAGGATCGAGTTACACAGCGCTTCTTTTGCTTGCACACAACACCTAGTGATACAATGTATCATCAAACACAAATGGAGGAAGCACCTCACCAGAATGTGTTCAGCGTGGCAGGAATTACCCTTTTGGGgtttaaaaacacacagtaaCTTACACTTAACTTACAAACACTTACAGCAACATCGTTTTACTTTACAGTTTTGCAAAATCATTCAGTGTTTTTCAAAAACGTTTTGAAAATGGAGCCTATAGTGAATTGTCCACAAAACTTTACAGAGCTACAAAGTTAGTCACTATGATTAACACTAGAAATGCAAGTCAAAATAACTTACGTGGAGAATGCATTATTTTGCTTTTCACACCGTATCCCTTTGCATGTATCAGGCTCATTAGTCTCATAATAAAAGTATAGCTGATTTAATCCATTTGCAAAGGCTAACAGCACCAGGCAGTAGATGAACATAAACTTTAGAATGTCCAGTAACATCCTTCCAAGAGATATCTGCAGAGGCCCTAGGTGGGAGTTTGCAGTAAAGAGTGAGATCAAGCGCAAAGAGCTAAAGATGTTTGCAATGGCAAAAACCGCTTCAGCCACAAGTGTAGGATGCCACATGTCCCATTCCTCTCGTGGCCTTGACCCACTGTACTGGAGATAAGAAAATGACATGAACAaggtttgtaaataaaacatcCTTGTTGGAGCTGCACTCTGCTGTTCATTTTACTGAATCCCCTCTGCTTTCATGTTTGTTTGACACACGTAACCAAATATAACTGAAACTGACAGTTAACAGTCTGCCAATACAGGTTTtatttacctttattaaaaaagaatgaaaaatcaCGACAGATAATGATAagaattattattagtagtagtcgtagtagttttAGTATCAGTATTATTAGTGTATGTAGCTGCAGCAATAgtagtaaaaatataaatactagTAGTAACTAGACACCTCATTACCTTAAAATAGGCAACAATTTTAAGAGAAATTGTAGCTAGGTACAAAGAATTCATTACAAAATCCATCAGATTCCACCAGTCATGAATGTAATCTTGAAGTCCACCATCCCacatctgttttatttcagcccATATAAAACCTATAAATATAACAAACATCCATTAACATATGTAAACCATGtcccacatttttaaaaaaagacttcatATTTACtatgttactgtactgtatgtgaatttaattttaaaatagctaCAGATTGCTGATTAACTTGAGTTCATTGAAGCATACCCATGATACTATATATTAAGATACATTCATTAGATTTTTGTTCTGAAGAACATTATCATGCACAACTTAATTTTTCTTAGTTATTTAATTGGGGAATGTTGGAACATTTATAGCAGATGGTATCCATTGCAATTTACCTAAAACCCAAGGCAGAATCATCCACTCCACAATGGTTGGTGGAGGTCCTTGTCTTTTTGGATCAGTTGTGACGATATGCTGTGATGCCAGAAGCAGCAGAAACAGGAAAGTCAAGTAGGATGCAGTGTGGCAAATAAACTTTATGAAGGGCTTTCTGATGAACAGGCCGAACGGGCTTTTTGGGACAATTAGGTAACATACACAGAATACTGGAAACATAAGTCCTATAAATACACATGTTATGAACTTCCCTGCCCAATGGCGTCTTCTCCATCCGGGAAACTCGTCATACCAGCGTGAGGCCAGCAACTGTTGACAGTTTGGCTGAGCAACAAACTAGCAAGAGaaaaagatgaaaaacaaaagagaaggagAAGCATATTAGGCCAGattttcaaatgtgtttcttttacgTTTAGTCTAATGTCATTTCAAAAGAATACAATTTAGGTGACTTAGGTACTCTAAATTCAAAAAGCAGACAGTTGCATTAGCATCTTTCAATGTTTAATCAAAATTTAGACCCCTTTGAAATTCTGGCCTATTATGTAGAATTGAATACAACTAACAGTTGCCTCATAAGTAGCGATTCATAAAGTGTGTCTAAAAATTCAGAATCTACAGCTCATATATACAACAGATAGTGCATGAGATGTAAATCATATGCCACAGCGGTACACTCAGAAATATATTCAGCCAGTCCCTGGTGTAATGGTTGTATTCTCATTATTTGTATACCATAAGAGAGTATAAATGAGTATGAGACACTGTTTTTTAATTTACCCAGTCAGTTAAACtgattgtactgtatttcatgatCCCAAACCCAAAATAGCAAAAGCTGAAGTACCTATATAATGaataaatcaatttatttaattGAGAATTAACCAACTGAAgagtaatacaaaatatataattcctATTTTAATTATGAATTGTGGTCTTAAATGAATTCTGATATTGGCCTGTTCATTCATTTTTATGTAACAAATGTTAATATTGTACCTGTAAAGAATAAATTGTACCCAATTTACAAATGGGATGCACAACTAGCCAACACGCTTACTATGACAATTGCCTTACTAACCCTTACGATTACAGGTTGCTGAGAACTGAAACCCTGTACTTAACTCCAAACACTTGCTGTTTACCATACGGTATCTTGACCGAGGGTGATGTACAGAAAAGCAAAGCTTttaaaagtgtttgaaatgcTAGACAGCCGGAGGGAACCATTGGCATCAGTGACAAGCCATTGCCTGGGCTCGCAAAGTACCACTTCTTCAGAATGATTGTTGTGCTAAAGTTGAACTGAAGATTTCAGTACGTATGTTGACTCTAATACTGTGCTGGGGTAGTGATGTTGAAGGTGGTTATGAACTAGGACAGACAGAATAATATTCCTGAACGTGATGACAgcctacataaataaaaacatgttatcatTTACAGATTCATATAATTAGGGGGGTATGGGTAAAACTTTAAAGAATGTGAAATAACATACAGACTCAAATTAAATGTgactatatatactatatatatatatatatactgccaaTTTCAATCTCTGATCTGGAAAATACATGGGAGGACATAATTAGAAGGCAAGCTGGGGCAGCTGGTGAAGTTTCCACTTTAATTACAACTTTAATACCTATGATATTACATTCTGTTGGCATTAATCATTCATACTTAATTGCAAGTATAATTTAGTTTACAGATTCCTAAAAGCTATTAACTTATACTTGTAAAATTCAATTTGAATTAATGTACATTTAAGGGTGCTGTAAGTAATCTAGAACcttatttctttttattcagtgcatgtttttgttttgttttttaaattatggtAGATGATATTTCTGTTGCTAACAGGTAGATAACAGGAAATGTAAATGTAACATGTAGTTATAAAATACACTTCACAGCAGTTGTTTAGTTACAAGTTTAGTTTGGGTTGACAGGAGcaagtacagtaaatgttttcttttcagtttagCTACAGTTTTTTACACTCGTTTGGAGTAATTGTCCATTGTTTGAGTGTTAAAGGACTGCAATACAGAGATATGATTGGTTAATGCAATTTTAATTCAAGGGTTGaggataaaaatacatttatttaaaaaaaaaaagaaatccaacaTATTCTTAGGGTCCAAAGCAAGTCAGGTGATGTCACACCAAACAATAAATTATTGTACTTCCAGGGAGGGTCAGCAGTCTCTTGGTAACTATGGAAACACAGAGCTTAAAATATGCAACACAATGAGAATGGTAAAAAGGAAAGTTCTTCCTTCTaaaatcctttctttttttttttgcatgttgcCTGCAAGCAAGCCACTAACAGTTACATATAAGAGACTGGACAGAAAGGCTttacataaatgtattattttagtgTTACTGAAGAGTGTGTGATTTGAGTGTTTGAAGTGGGTGTGTATAAAGGTGAAGAGATAAATCAAGTGTAGATTAAGGTCAGTCTCTGACATTGTGACGAAAAAAGTCTGTCCAATAACGTTCAAACATTCTGGCAAATTAAATCAATTGTATTATATACAAggtaaacaaaatacatacataaatacattctaTTCTAAATAAACAAGGTGGTGAGTGTGATTGTTTTACAAGCAGGGAGGGCTGTGCATTTTATTGTCATTAGAAATCACAAATAGGAAAACCAACCTTCGCGGTTCTATAAGAACAATATATTTTGTCAGCTGGATTCTAAGCAtgaactcttttttttaatttgtttctgatttgtattcattttgtttccATTCAAAGAGATACTGTCCTTTTTGATATTgtcccatttttttaaaactttgcttGTATAAACAAGTACGTCAGTGGCTATGAGTTGAATATTTGAGTATCAGTATGGGGAAAAGGTTAATGACCACCtgtaagtgtgacacacagatggACGGATGTATAGACAGACTATATTCCCATAGTCTTTTATTCTCAATAACATAATATATatagcaagtttcatgacaattggacaaGCAGCTTCCAGATGCAGTATAGAGATTTCTCCtcttgaaaataatatttttgtattcCAGCAGTCCTGGTATGTGTTTACTTTGAAGTGCTTTTTCTTAAGTCTCTTTTCTGCATGTTCATCACTCTTTGTAAACAGCAACGCCCCCACAAtataatgcaaaatgttttttcattatcccactattattatttttggtgtttcacattaaaatgaaataccAAATTAATTGAAAATATTATATGTTTTATGTGACTACATTTAATGGAATGAATAATGTACTGTTATTAACTTTGACTAATCAGAAAATAAGACATGACTGTAGTGGTGTCTTTGTAACTACACAATATTTAGGACTATGGGGacccattgctgcagaacagaaTTACACCAGGGTTAAATCGATGAAGTAAGCCATTGTGGTTGATATTTTCCttttatgtttagttttttttcacagttttggtACAGAATGTTGCATCAATCCAGTTTGGCTTGCGCTTTTGAAATCTCGTTAAAATGTGTTGCTAACACCAGGGTTGATTTTATTTTGGGGTTGGAATTCACACTTTTGGTGCTAGTTTAAAATTATTTCACAAATACGCTAAAAGCAATTAGATGGTCCCTAACTGATTTTACAAAATAGCAAGATCCAATTTATTTAAAGGCTTCTGAGACTGAAAATCCATGTTGCAACACAGAACCACTCTGGCCCAAAAGCAATTGAACTTGAACTATCTGTTTAGATGAACCACTCTTAAGACAGTTCTGTCAGCATGGCTTTACAGTGAATTAACCAAATTAGGGAAGTATCGAATGGTGAAATGTCAATGTCAATATGGGCAGTTACATGCATTTTGGAAGTAATCATGTAAAACACAGTTTTCAGTATTGGTTTTCAGTAATTTTGCATTAACTACCAAAATAATACTCTGATTTCATTTTCCAGAATATACTGTAACAATGCAGACATTGTAAGGTGTTCTGATGTTAAAGAGATACTTCATAGCCTCTGCATTTGTCATAATATAATGCTTTAACTGTTTATTATTCTAATGACAAGTGTTCTTAATCATCATTTATTACCGTTTAGCGCTCATGGACTTGCCTACATGTAAAACATGTTGATGCCTTTCCTAAACATGACAAATATCCATGAGTACAGAAACAGTAATTAACTAGTAAATTACACATTAACCAACATTCCAAAAGTACCAACATGTGTGCTGCTTGGTGGCACATCCACATCCATTTTTCAAACTAGGCATCCTATTGAATCATTATGTTGTGACCCAATATGACCTAATACTTTTCAATTTAAGGGATTTAAAAGATTTTTCTTCTACCTAATTATTCCACCATCAATACCATCCTTGACTGATGCTGCAGGGTAGTTTGTCTGCTCTGATGGGTCATAAACACATCTCCAACTAATTTGCTGTTGTCAAAAGGTCCTACTGTAATTGTTCAATTCCATCTTTCAACGATCGccttgtaaaataaaaaacacagggcCATATTCATAAGGATGTTTATCCCTTAGACCTGCGTAAATAATCCTGTGGTTATTTTTAGTATGTTTATCTCTAAATGCTGTTAAGTCTGTTCTAAAGAAAAGTCCCGGCTGACCAAAATACATTATAATGTGTTAAACAAAGGAAGAGCTTGCTTAAGCCTTGTTTTAAGCTTTTTCAGTCACATTTAAGCAGAGCTCTAACAAATACTCAGTCATTACTGTTTTCACTTTACATTACACCAATTTTAAATAATCAAATGTACTattataaaaaaatgacattacttttttttttttgcaatttaatatACTAACCCTTTTTCAGCGGCAATGAGGAGCAAACACACCCGTCTCAAACCCCTTAGAAGTGCATTTTATTTGACAACTGCGTTCTTTATAGTATCCTGCTTAATACCTAAATTATTTGATCATTTTTTCATCTTTTGTGAGTTGAAAAACAAATGTGTCTTTTGAATACTGTAGGCTATGACGATAGGGCAGCTTCTGTATACCTGCAGAATAGAATTAGAATCCTTCAAATCTTCAATGAGAAGAGGAGCAGAAAAGATTGTAGTGTTGTAATTTTGCCAGAAAAAGTGAGCCTTATAACTTGCCCTTTTATTACAAGGCGGCTTAGAGACTTTGTGGTACTATGTATTCATTAAAGGGTAAACCAAGACTTGTCAAACACTGAACCCAGTTATTTAATAGTTGGCCAGAAGTACTGTACAACAGTGCTTTAAATAAATCTTACTGGGTTGTCACATTCCATGCTTTGCGCCATTTATTAAGCTACTGGCTCTTGCTTTGTGTCTCATTTGTTTAAAAGGTCAGCACCattgtacagcaaaataaaattatacCACATAGCAAGGAGTCTAGTTATTCCAATTTTAGCTCCATTATCCCATACCTCATACTGTTTTAAGCACCTATTACATTTTCTTGAGCAAGAAAAATGATACGTAGTGTATTTATAGAGAACAGATTTCAAAGATCTCACCTCTTTCTGATGGTACCTAATTGCCAGCTTTAATCTTGCTAGATCGTTACTGTTCTCCTCTTCTAGCAGACTGCTATCATCCCGGTAATTAAGAATGATTTCTAATTCTCTGGAACTCCTGGTCTGATCCAAAAGATCCTTTGCAAACTCTTTGCACTGATGCGACAGTTCCTCATACTCCGATTTGAACTCATTCTCCACTTTGCTTAACTCCTGTAGCTCCCAACTCAACTGGAAGGCCGTAAGAAAGGGATCTTCACTGGACAGGGCTACCAAAGATGGGCTTGACAAAGCCTTGTAGATGTTCAACCTGGATCTGGAGTGTCGCAAGCTGTCCACATCTGTGCTGGAGACACATTCCACACAGTTACAGCGCACTTCATGTGGCTGGGGTACGGAAACCCCCTTCTGCACCAGAAGCTTTATAATCTCGTAGTTGTTGGTGTGAGCAGCCAGAATGATCGGTGTGATGTCGGGCGTGAAATccgagaactgcttatccagcaATATCGGTGGCACCTGTCAAAGAAACAACACTATTAAGGAATTAAATCAGCAATGTTTCTtgaaaaacaagattaaaaaatgCTTATAAAACATGCTGGTTGCTTTGTCTCCTATGAATCATGCGACTCACATGACTGTTGCAACAAGGACACTGAAAGCAATCTAACAACAACAGGCCAGCCTAACAAAATGGGTGTGAATCAGTGGTGGCTGgtggtccaaaaaaaaaacagaggtctTGGGGACTGataacacttttcatatcttcttaacgtTTTGCCCCAATTCAAAGCGGTTAAATGCATTTTATCCACTagccagcagaaaaaagaaaacagtagtccACTGTAATTTAATAAACTTAACTATTACACACTGCCAacgtatgtttaaaatacaacattaatacaacatttagatttcaagaacacgtcactttaacatactttgcataaaatattttctaaacaaagttgttaaagcaggTGAAAGTCAGAGAAAAATCAAGCACACTttatcgacttaatttgctaaacgtAATAAATGGCCAACAAAAAAATTAGATACCGTTCTGTACATACGAAACGTATCtaaaagaagcaattcagacaAACGTTAGTTCTGGAGCAAGGTAAATTACTCAGCTGTATCTTGAAGCAAAGGTGGCTGATGGAAACCCTCCTCccaaaagtaattacaaaaaaaaaaaaaaaaaacagaaacagtaattttaattataattaaaaacatttattctcATTATAAGAAACACTCCTCCAGGACCATAAGACCATCTGCCACTGCTAGTACTCCAAGTGCGTCTCTCAGCAGCCAGAATTGCTGTTAATTTAGGAATGTTGATTCTAGGTTTTAggttaaaatgtaaaattgtattttattttactgaacattattattataagccgatatatatttcttttttctctttgaaaaatttgaggaggctctgcctcccttgcctcctctagtGTGAATAGCCCTGCATTTCTGCATCAGAAAGAAAGGTGTCCACAATAGCAGGTTAGATTTATCTTGGCTGTGTTTATCTAGCAAGCAGGTAGAAGAGAAAAACTGACCAACACAGGTCTTACAAGAATCCCTGCACCTAGGCTTAgatcaaaattaaattaaagcttACATTCTAAGCTCCAAAAGGTCGCCCTTTCAGCTCAAGTTCCAAGACATTGAGACAAGGTCCCTGGAAAGACTCGCAGTTTCAACACCACTCACTGGACATGCTAGTGGAAAGGCACCCTG from the Acipenser ruthenus chromosome 9, fAciRut3.2 maternal haplotype, whole genome shotgun sequence genome contains:
- the LOC117406695 gene encoding short transient receptor potential channel 4, which translates into the protein MAQLYYKRSNNSSYRDRIPLRIVRAESELSPSEKAYLSAVEKGDYATVKLALEEAEIYFKININCIDPLGRTALLIGIENENLEIIELLLSFNVYVGDALLHAIRKEVVGAVELLLNHKKPSGEKQVPPILLDKQFSDFTPDITPIILAAHTNNYEIIKLLVQKGVSVPQPHEVRCNCVECVSSTDVDSLRHSRSRLNIYKALSSPSLVALSSEDPFLTAFQLSWELQELSKVENEFKSEYEELSHQCKEFAKDLLDQTRSSRELEIILNYRDDSSLLEEENSNDLARLKLAIRYHQKEFVAQPNCQQLLASRWYDEFPGWRRRHWAGKFITCVFIGLMFPVFCVCYLIVPKSPFGLFIRKPFIKFICHTASYLTFLFLLLLASQHIVTTDPKRQGPPPTIVEWMILPWVLGFIWAEIKQMWDGGLQDYIHDWWNLMDFVMNSLYLATISLKIVAYFKYSGSRPREEWDMWHPTLVAEAVFAIANIFSSLRLISLFTANSHLGPLQISLGRMLLDILKFMFIYCLVLLAFANGLNQLYFYYETNEPDTCKGIRCEKQNNAFSTLFETLQSLFWSIFGLISLHVTNVNARHEFTEFVGATMFGTYNVISLVVLLNMLIAMMNNSYQLIADHSDIEWKFARTKLWMSYFEEGGTLPTPFNILPSPKSVWYLFKWIKRQLCKNKKTKKPESLGSLGRRAAKNLRKNLHYQEVMRNLVKRYVAAMIRDAKTEEGLTEENFKELKQDISSFRYEVLGLLKGSKTGIKLGTGASNLANVGESCKYDAATSGTTQKSKLHLFDVTSLLQQRPKSNVSEGYNGLINGSALLVSDKGTQQKRDFPKDMSNFGLFQRRQKINSIDRNTNKIYSVSEEAGEYELDETTCDTKDIDIAVIETSTELESDSRKPINQLNTQDFLHEQSSDSIPCATLETGEDSLATEVGKGNGSAVKGDCDTRL